DNA from Lineus longissimus chromosome 7, tnLinLong1.2, whole genome shotgun sequence:
aatattgataatgataataatgatgatggtctaagagcgctagcggatccaggaactggaagaaaagggtgcgtgcactgcatttctcatcaattcagtgctgcactacaggtgtgttccaaaatttcatggtcaatttaaaagattctataacaatcagggggcgtgtctctggtgcacccccttggatacgcgcctgataaacgttcatggatgaaagtagataGAACGCcttaaaaaaaacgatataagattcgccagggtttgaatctaattcgaatccgcgcctgataaacgttcatggatgaaaaatggaaagaagaccttttaaaaaaacgaaaatataCATTCGTCGGGgctcgaacccgtgaccacccaatcaaagcgcagcgctctaaccgctgagctatcggggcgttcatgtttgacgtgagatattcggcaatctgaagacaggccttagggtacgcgccatgattgtggctaggtcacgctggcggaagagttattgggtgcaaatagttccaaggtaaccgtataactcaatattactatagatatttcttaatatatcgtatatatatagctcggtgattttattgaaaatgtttgcagttgattaaaatgtttgaatggtttaaaaactaaatttttagaagcgaggtcaacagggtcaaaagaaatagtttttggcgccaatgatgtcggcaatggcagatttgaattaagatttgagtcgattctcttggaagccgaaagtgcggatgttGGCCCTCTCTCAGCTGCTCAGAGCCATTTTCTTTGATCACAGATGGTGGCTCTGGGTACATCATACGttaaggtgtaaactgtggacgaaagtgtggacgaaagtgttcAGTGGTGCCGCCctcttggatcaacgaaagttggtctgagagagggccaactatttttgcctacaactgaatgatattgtcattgtcattgaaataaaagtagtttttgtgaaagaatatcaTTTGGACTAGTtatagaaatatcacagtttcaacaaattctttgataattagtccacatttggacactagacctcgcatttccccgtacacaaaatcaaaggaaactgcgaaaaccttcaaaaaaggggcTAAAAATCctgtccactcattgatcaaaatcacccatcaaaataattttttttctttttttctttcgctgacccattaaaaagattataatgcattaatattctgcaatttcttttaaatatattgaaagacaaagaaatgccagcccaccaaacttagagggccgctgtccacactttcgtccacactttcgtccacagtttacacctaccccacTATGTGCGGTCAGTCTGGAAATGGGCTCAAAATACACCGGGTACCGACGTAACAAAAACTTTTGCGGagtcaaaaattaaaaaaaaaagaaaagcgGAGCACGAAATTTTCAATGATTTGTAGAAAAATATTCagaataaatcaatgaaatacGAAGAAAAAGAGATATGTCGGAACTCGATACCAAATGGCAGCTACCTCCTGTTAGACCTGGCAGACTTTGGAATGTTTCCAGCAGACTGGTGATAAGCAGTGTCTCGATATTGAGCAAAATTTGGGGAGGTCAGTTTAGACTTTTGCATGATTGCAGGAGAGGATGGAGGATGTTGACAACTCAGTGGTAATAAACATGATACAAGAATGAGTGACAGCATTTTTATTATTACACTTGCAGGTTACCTGAATAGTACCAAGACGCACAATGTGGAAATTCTCCATGAAGCTTTAGAACGTCCAGTAGATCAACCCTTAATCACAGTGTGCAATCATATGTCATGCCTCGATGACCCTGTTCTTTGGGGTAAGCGGCAGAGAGGTGAAAACCTTGACATCTTAAAATCATCCTAATTTAAGAGCCTTGTAGTTGTAGCCTACCAGCTCATACCGTCCAAGCAAACAGGGCAATCAGTAATTACCATTACTACACCACTCCTTAATTTGACTGTGTTTCGAGAAGATGAGGGCAAATGTTATCACGACCAGAAACAGGACTTGGAAGATTCAGTCAAGCCTTCTGTTTACTTTCAGGTATACTTCGATGGAGACATCTCCTCCTGCAGCCCATGCATCTGCGCTGGGGACTGGCCGGTCACGATATCTGTTTCACAAAGGAGTGCCATGCCTTGTTTTTCAGTCTGGGTAAAACGGTGCCAATCATAAGAGGAAATGGTGTCTACCAGAGATCTATGAATTTTGCAGTTGAACAACTTAACAAAGGAGATTGGGTGCACGTGTACCCAGaaggtaggtcaaattaaatgctAATAATGAGGAAGTAGACTCTTGATAAAGTCTCAACTAAAGTTCCATTACAGCGAGTTGTGGTTTCCAGCATTCTGCATgctttgtggtcagttacaATAGCCGTGCCAATAACTTACATTGAATTTTTAATCCAATCAAATGCCTGTGAAAACCATGAATTTTCTTACGTTGCCAGCGGTTCCTGCAGTTGTGGAATCAGACCTTTGAAGCATGTCAAATTATCCACTTGAAATGTCTTCAAGTTATTTTTCCATATTTTCAGGGAGAGTCAACATGACAAATGAACTCATGCGATTTAAGTGGGGTGAGTAAGTTTGTTCTATATTCTAAATCAGTGGCATTTGTTTACAGTGCAAACAAGCCCTTGCACAGCTTGCTACACAGCCATGCTCCTACTGCAGTCCAAGTCCTGGACCTACATATACTTCTGGCGCAGCTCAATGTTCAGCAAGTATGCAAGAGACCCTTTTGTTTTTGTGGTCTTATAACCTTCACTTTTCCTATTTCAGGAGTTGGGCGTTTAATAGCTGAATGTAAAAATCTTCCTCTGGTCATACCATTTTGGCACATAGGTCAGTATTAAGAAAATGATCCTTGTGGACAATGCATAAGTCTGAGGGCCTACCTAAGGGGTCCATGCATGAGCCAATGAAAGCAAGATACCTCCCTCTCAAAAAGATATCCGATCACCCACTGACTGGTAGGGTCTGTGTGGAAGAGCCACCACAAAATGAATATGTTGATGCTGATGCCATGTCACATGAAACCTAATTTAAAATATCGAAAATAAGTGTAAATACTTTAGAGTTCATCTGTATAAGCTGGCCCCGCTTGAATGATATAATCATCACCCTTGGCTTAGATTTGTATTTGTTCATTTCAGGCATGGACGACATTCTTCCAAATTACCAGTATATGCCAAAAATAGGAAAAGTAAGAGCTTAATAGTCAGCTGTTGATGCTGTTAGTGCCCAAGTCAATTCGACTTGGGTTGCATCACTTCATCTTCAGTTGTATAGACACCTTAATTGGCTCCAAAAAGTAAACATTACACAGCATCACAGGAAAAACTATTGCAATCAGAATATTTTGTTTCAGTGGGCTTTGGCTGCTTTCTA
Protein-coding regions in this window:
- the LOC135491060 gene encoding tafazzin-like isoform X1; protein product: MSELDTKWQLPPVRPGRLWNVSSRLVISSVSILSKIWGGYLNSTKTHNVEILHEALERPVDQPLITVCNHMSCLDDPVLWGKRQRGILRWRHLLLQPMHLRWGLAGHDICFTKECHALFFSLGKTVPIIRGNGVYQRSMNFAVEQLNKGDWVHVYPEGRVNMTNELMRFKWGVGRLIAECKNLPLVIPFWHIGMDDILPNYQYMPKIGKKVTVYVGQPIDFREQLRNLRESKKTAIEIRKQITDRIQEELHSIKPIAEKLHLEFKAGKKS
- the LOC135491060 gene encoding tafazzin-like isoform X2; protein product: MSELDTKWQLPPVRPGRLWNVSSRLVISSVSILSKIWGGYLNSTKTHNVEILHEALERPVDQPLITVCNHMSCLDDPVLWGILRWRHLLLQPMHLRWGLAGHDICFTKECHALFFSLGKTVPIIRGNGVYQRSMNFAVEQLNKGDWVHVYPEGRVNMTNELMRFKWGVGRLIAECKNLPLVIPFWHIGMDDILPNYQYMPKIGKKVTVYVGQPIDFREQLRNLRESKKTAIEIRKQITDRIQEELHSIKPIAEKLHLEFKAGKKS